The following coding sequences lie in one Rhizobium rhododendri genomic window:
- a CDS encoding sterol desaturase family protein — protein sequence MDRKAHGLIYTTISSLLWPSFFIGGLIGSYFAFKTSVPLLWFNVVYLTVVILISLSERLMPYEQTWLRRDGETFNDFAHTLLNKGGVQIVAAIGTSFPMAVATVAQPLFSPPTFLWPHNAPLFLQVILGLIVAEFGLYIAHRVAHENLSLWRFHALHHSVERLWVINTGRFHFIDSLLKIALSQIPLYLLGAPLPVFLWIGAVTAFVGLLTHCNIDVRTGPLDWILSTPRLHRWHHSRLLAEGNTNYGENLVLWDQIFGTYYNPPRPSSVDIGISGKVAKGFRAQLAQPFSAKGRRQIIGKAPKPTDVVPPVLQSDFARLARRLRLIGRK from the coding sequence ATGGACCGAAAAGCCCATGGCTTGATCTATACGACGATCTCCAGCCTGCTGTGGCCGTCCTTTTTCATCGGCGGTCTGATCGGCTCCTATTTCGCCTTCAAGACCTCGGTTCCGCTGTTATGGTTCAACGTCGTTTATCTGACGGTCGTTATTCTCATCAGTCTTTCCGAACGCTTGATGCCCTACGAGCAGACCTGGCTGCGTCGGGACGGCGAGACTTTCAACGATTTCGCCCATACGCTGCTCAACAAGGGTGGCGTCCAGATCGTTGCAGCCATCGGCACCTCCTTTCCAATGGCCGTCGCCACCGTCGCCCAGCCTTTGTTCAGTCCGCCGACGTTTCTCTGGCCCCATAATGCACCATTGTTTCTGCAGGTTATTCTCGGGCTGATCGTCGCCGAATTCGGCCTCTACATCGCCCACCGGGTTGCCCACGAAAACCTGTCGCTCTGGCGTTTCCACGCGCTGCACCACAGCGTCGAGCGCCTCTGGGTCATCAACACCGGCCGTTTTCACTTCATCGATTCACTGCTGAAAATCGCGCTCAGCCAGATCCCGCTCTACCTGCTCGGCGCGCCGCTGCCTGTCTTCCTGTGGATCGGTGCGGTCACCGCCTTTGTCGGGCTGCTGACCCATTGCAACATCGATGTCAGAACCGGTCCGCTCGACTGGATACTCAGCACGCCGCGCCTTCACCGCTGGCACCATTCCAGGCTGCTCGCCGAAGGCAACACGAATTACGGCGAAAACCTTGTTCTCTGGGACCAGATCTTCGGCACCTACTATAATCCGCCCCGCCCGTCGTCCGTTGATATCGGCATCAGTGGCAAGGTCGCCAAGGGATTTCGTGCCCAACTCGCCCAGCCCTTTTCCGCCAAGGGACGCCGGCAGATCATCGGCAAGGCGCCGAAGCCCACCGACGTGGTTCCGCCCGTTCTGCAAAGCGACTTTGCCCGGCTGGCAAGAAGGCTGCGACTGATCGGCCGCAAATGA
- a CDS encoding acyl-CoA dehydrogenase family protein, with amino-acid sequence MQKAPTNLPPLLGAAFPPNGIAAEYISDLLTLQTVLDDEIAPLAAETDRVGRYPTKSIAALKRSGFLKSVVPVAFGGRAMPHRVSMEAQLRIAIADSAVAQIYKVHDEIVREILTYCPADLKPRLSRAIVEDNAIIGLAVAEAGRKVDDPMTTTATPATDGGFIVHGRKIYTTGAAGADYIATWAYNAAAPGVAANPLAGMQLNLIPPTAPGITIHRDWDALGQRGTDSGTITFDNVKTDPLWNATIPGLFSPPHASLRYQVGFAAIMIGVGIAALREAAGFVASSSRPWPSAGVDNAADDPHTRKIMGELTAGLSAAYALMLMAADLLDAFERGEVSRTELAIPVYAAKAAANKAALEATSEIFTLMGTRAAGRKNGFDRHWRNARILSLHDPVSWKYAEIGRHVLTGWEPDPGLYQ; translated from the coding sequence ATGCAAAAAGCACCCACAAATCTCCCGCCGCTGCTCGGCGCCGCCTTTCCGCCAAACGGCATCGCGGCGGAATACATCTCCGACCTTCTTACCCTGCAGACGGTGCTGGACGACGAGATCGCACCCTTGGCTGCCGAAACCGACCGGGTAGGTCGGTACCCGACAAAATCCATCGCAGCCTTGAAACGTTCGGGATTTTTGAAATCCGTCGTCCCCGTCGCTTTCGGGGGACGCGCCATGCCCCATCGCGTCTCCATGGAGGCGCAGTTGCGTATCGCCATCGCCGATTCCGCAGTCGCCCAAATCTACAAGGTGCATGACGAGATCGTCCGCGAAATCCTGACCTATTGCCCGGCGGATCTGAAGCCACGCCTGTCACGCGCCATCGTCGAGGATAACGCCATCATCGGGCTTGCCGTGGCGGAGGCCGGCCGCAAGGTCGACGACCCCATGACAACGACGGCAACGCCAGCGACCGACGGCGGATTTATCGTTCACGGACGCAAGATATACACGACTGGCGCGGCTGGAGCCGACTACATCGCAACCTGGGCCTACAATGCGGCAGCTCCGGGCGTTGCCGCCAATCCTCTGGCCGGCATGCAGCTCAACCTGATCCCGCCAACGGCTCCGGGCATTACCATCCACCGCGATTGGGATGCCCTCGGCCAGCGCGGCACCGATTCGGGCACGATCACCTTCGACAACGTCAAGACTGACCCTCTTTGGAACGCTACCATTCCCGGCCTGTTTTCGCCTCCCCACGCATCGCTTCGCTATCAGGTCGGCTTTGCAGCCATCATGATCGGAGTTGGGATTGCCGCCTTGCGCGAGGCGGCGGGCTTTGTGGCCTCAAGCAGTCGCCCGTGGCCATCGGCCGGCGTCGACAATGCTGCCGACGATCCGCACACGCGCAAGATCATGGGCGAATTGACTGCAGGCCTCTCTGCAGCCTACGCACTTATGCTGATGGCGGCCGATCTGCTAGATGCCTTCGAGCGCGGGGAGGTCAGCCGGACGGAACTTGCCATCCCGGTCTATGCGGCAAAGGCCGCCGCCAACAAGGCGGCACTCGAGGCAACATCAGAAATCTTCACGCTGATGGGGACGCGTGCCGCAGGCCGCAAAAATGGTTTCGATCGCCATTGGCGCAATGCCCGCATCCTGTCCCTGCACGACCCGGTATCCTGGAAATATGCCGAGATCGGGCGCCACGTGCTGACCGGATGGGAACCCGATCCGGGCCTTTACCAATGA
- a CDS encoding ABC transporter permease, whose translation MSWSDLVFWQIVLGGTLRLATPIFLAALGEMITERSGTINLGIDGIMTAGAFSAVVCASIAGWQGGLLGAVITGTLYGSVIALSVVKGGANQIITGIAISLIGSGLTSFLFQLWQPSGQSMMFVPLAPNITIPFLSDLPFIGPILFKQNLITYAALVLLIAAIWLMNFTRVGLVLRAVGDGAAASAVRGIDTDRVRMVAIIVGAALMGLGGAAITIGFLGSFNDGLTNGRGYVALAVVIIGRWSPVGAVLGAFLFAFFDSLGLRAQSGMGFLPNEVFSILPYAMTLLVLIFTARSKIAPRELGR comes from the coding sequence ATGAGCTGGTCCGATCTGGTCTTCTGGCAAATCGTCCTTGGCGGCACCCTTCGGCTGGCGACGCCGATCTTCCTCGCGGCGCTCGGCGAGATGATTACTGAACGAAGCGGCACGATCAATCTTGGCATCGATGGCATCATGACTGCCGGCGCCTTCAGCGCGGTGGTCTGCGCCAGTATCGCCGGCTGGCAGGGCGGGCTGCTGGGAGCCGTTATTACGGGCACCCTCTACGGGTCGGTGATCGCCTTGTCCGTGGTCAAAGGTGGGGCCAACCAGATCATCACCGGGATCGCGATTTCGCTGATAGGCTCCGGGCTCACTTCATTTCTGTTCCAGCTTTGGCAGCCTTCAGGCCAGAGCATGATGTTCGTGCCGCTGGCGCCCAATATCACCATACCTTTCCTCAGCGACCTGCCCTTTATCGGCCCCATCCTGTTCAAGCAGAACCTCATAACCTACGCTGCACTGGTCCTTCTCATAGCTGCCATATGGCTGATGAATTTCACGCGCGTCGGCCTCGTCCTGCGAGCTGTCGGCGACGGGGCGGCTGCTTCCGCTGTTCGCGGCATCGATACCGATCGCGTGCGAATGGTTGCCATCATCGTCGGTGCCGCCCTCATGGGGCTCGGTGGCGCAGCGATCACCATCGGCTTTCTCGGCTCTTTCAACGATGGCCTCACCAACGGCCGAGGCTATGTCGCCCTGGCAGTCGTGATCATCGGCCGCTGGTCGCCAGTTGGCGCCGTTCTCGGTGCATTCCTGTTTGCCTTCTTCGATAGCCTTGGCCTCAGGGCCCAGAGCGGTATGGGTTTCCTGCCGAACGAGGTCTTTTCGATCCTGCCATACGCGATGACGCTTCTGGTGCTGATTTTCACGGCCCGCTCGAAGATTGCCCCGCGCGAACTCGGTAGATAA
- a CDS encoding ABC transporter permease has translation MISQLLKPTTLQKRAILAIVLVAVALALLIALAGANPLDAIAALFSGAFGEPYVLAETLVTATPLAIVALGVMPALRSGLFTIGSQGQLVAGAALSTAVIQANAGASAPVLLILGCLSGMAGGLLFALLPALLRAYMHVNEILSTLLLNYIAGYGLVWVLKGPLRSSMQTATPRSDALPDNALIGTLVDGTRLHLGVLAVLVLAVALWFWTRTRSGLVYSLFASRPHLAARLGLSPARAVVRPMLFSGAAAGLAGWIQVAGVAHTLYPSVDGGLGFSGILVAVLGGLNPLGIVVAAILFGALSTGAQGMQIGTSVPAAIAIVAQGFVLLAVTLAVGKNVRTASAAPPMEKKPASEAAGANP, from the coding sequence ATGATCTCGCAACTGCTGAAACCGACAACGCTTCAAAAGAGGGCGATCCTTGCTATCGTGCTGGTCGCGGTTGCCCTGGCGCTGTTGATTGCGCTCGCCGGTGCCAATCCGCTCGATGCGATCGCGGCCCTCTTCAGTGGGGCTTTCGGCGAACCCTATGTCCTTGCCGAAACGCTGGTGACGGCGACGCCGCTTGCCATCGTCGCCCTCGGCGTCATGCCGGCGCTCCGATCCGGCTTGTTCACCATCGGCTCGCAGGGCCAACTGGTGGCAGGCGCGGCACTCTCCACGGCGGTCATCCAAGCCAATGCCGGTGCAAGTGCGCCCGTGCTTTTGATCCTGGGCTGCCTGTCCGGCATGGCTGGAGGTTTGCTTTTTGCCCTGTTGCCCGCTCTCTTGCGCGCCTACATGCACGTCAACGAAATCCTGTCGACACTGCTGTTGAATTACATTGCAGGCTATGGGCTTGTCTGGGTGCTGAAAGGGCCGTTGCGTTCATCGATGCAGACCGCGACACCGCGCAGCGATGCGTTGCCGGACAATGCGCTGATCGGGACTCTTGTCGATGGCACGCGGCTGCACCTCGGCGTTTTGGCCGTTCTGGTTCTGGCGGTCGCCCTGTGGTTCTGGACCCGAACGCGTTCCGGCCTTGTCTATTCCCTCTTCGCCAGCCGACCACACCTCGCCGCGCGCCTCGGCCTATCGCCGGCAAGGGCCGTGGTCAGGCCGATGCTGTTTTCGGGCGCTGCCGCCGGGCTTGCCGGCTGGATCCAGGTGGCGGGCGTCGCCCACACACTGTATCCAAGCGTCGATGGCGGGCTCGGATTTTCCGGTATTCTCGTGGCCGTCCTTGGTGGCCTCAATCCACTCGGCATCGTCGTTGCGGCAATCCTCTTCGGCGCTTTATCGACGGGCGCGCAGGGCATGCAGATTGGCACGTCGGTGCCGGCGGCGATTGCCATCGTCGCCCAAGGTTTTGTCCTGCTGGCCGTGACCCTCGCAGTTGGTAAAAATGTCCGTACAGCGAGCGCAGCGCCACCCATGGAAAAGAAACCGGCGTCCGAAGCCGCAGGAGCCAATCCATGA